The DNA window CTAATGATACTAACATCCTTCGTCCAATGTATTAAATGGTACAAAATTCCTTCTAAATCCTCATTCCCTTGTTGAAGGGTTTTGAGGCCGCTATGGCAGCTGGGGCAAAAGAAGTAGCAGTGTTTGCTGCTGCGTCCGAGTCGTTTTCCCGTTCAAATTTAAATTGCAGCATTGAAGATAGTCTTGTTCGGTACCGTGATGTTGCCCTTGCGGCTAAAAACCACGAAGTTCCTGTCCGTGGGTACGTCGTGATGCCCTTCACTTTTTACTTTCGGTTATCTTCTAAGTTAAGCTTCGTGTTTGCTTGTAATTATTGTGCAAATTCTGGCCTCTAGTGGTTGTCTCTCTGCTTAAGATGTATATGATCTGCTCGTACTTATTTTATTTCGGTAGGAAGTTGAAAAATCGAATCACCTTAAGAAACTTACTCCAGTAATGTTATAAGTTACAACAACTAGATATTTCTCTACAAGACGGTTCTAAAAGCTGATAACTTACATTTGGGAATCACAGAACCCACTATTATTCATTATCAgagttttatttaatttgtgattGATTTAGTTCGAACCTCTTTGTTTAAAGACATTATGCTTAATTTTGTTAGATATATATCATGCGTTGTGGGTTGTCCTATGGAAGGAGCAGTACCTCCATCAAAAGTAGCATATGTTGCTGAAGAACTTATAAATATGGGTTGTGCTGAAATATCCCTTGGTGATACGATCGGTGTTGGCACTCCCggtataattttaatattcctTTTGATCATTGAAGTTCAAACTGCTCCAGTGTTTCTTGTAGTGTATGTAGCTTCTTGTCTTGTAGCTGTAGTGCAAGAACTTACACTGCGACTTAAAAAGAATGTGACTGGATTTAGGGCTCTTTTAGGTACTGTCATTCCGATGCTTGAAGCTGTGCTTGATGTTGTTCCTATCGAGAAGCTTGCAGTGCACTTTCACGACACTTACGGGCAAGCCCTTTCAAACATTTTGTTATCACTCCAAGTGAGCTATCTTCCCCTCGAGTTTCAGAGAACAAATTGTTTGTAATTATGTGGCTTTGGTTTGATTAAATTGTTATTTAGATGAGTGTATTATCTTGCAGATGGGCATCAGCACAGTGGACTCCTCTATTTCGGGGCTTGGTGGTTGCCCATATGCTAAAGGTGCTACCGGAAATGTGGCTACTGAAGATGTGGTTTATATGCTCAACGGCGTGGGAGTGAAAACAAACGTGGATCTAGGAAAACTCATTTTGGCCGGAgattatatttcaaaatatttggGTCGACCCTCGGGTTCTAAAGCTGGCATCGCCTTTAGCAGAGCCTTGAGTAATGCTTCTAAGCTTTAAGGCGAAGCAACATCTCCTCTTATCAATAGGCATCTCGATTCCAAAAGATGCATATTTGATTATCTAAATGTGTATATGATTTAATCCTACCAGCTGTGTACTTTCGTGTTTATATTATGTTTAAATAATAGAAAACACATTATTATTTAGGATTGATTCACAAAACAATCCATGcttcttaattttaattttctaatcATATTTTTAGGTAGAAAATTAAAATGTCCCAATCTATATATTCTATGTAAAAATGTACAATCTCATAAAAATGTATTTGTTCCATCCCACAAAATAGTGTATATTAAGCTCTGGCCGCCCgtgttataataaaaaattaggtAGATTATATTGTATGGAGAGAAGTCTTACTTTATTAGACAAAGTGTGTTAAGTATGGAGAGTGAAGAAATTGTGGGTCATGTACAGTGAAATTGTAAATTAatgagaaaatatggaaaaCTTTTGTTAAGTATGAAAATGGTTGGATGATGAAGAGGTGAGAAAGAGGAAAGTGATAGATAGATGGAGTGGTCCATGGGATTACCATCATGGCTATGCAGATTACCCACTAATATTATCATGTGTATGCTCAAGGAGACAAAACTCAACATGCCATGCCTGCAAAGTATTTTTTCTTCCCCAAATTAAAACTGGAATTTTATGAAAACCCAATATTCGAGTACACATTGAGAATGGGATAAGCAAAAAAAAGGTTTCACATGTGCAGATTGTAGGTGCATAATGAAATGGATAAAGTTGAGTGGGTGACCAAACTAGTAGTATAAAGTCGTGGTAGCTAATGAATATCATACGCCGTGTCCAAATATATCACTCAAGTTTTTGGCATCTTCTCCATCAGTCAGTCAGTCATGTGATCATCGTTGCCATCACAATTTTGACTAAACATTCATGCATGATTGGTTACCCCAACTATTCAATCTAGTCCTTCATATATCATACTACTATTCTATTTGTTGCTTCACCAAGtcagaaagaaagaaagaaagaaagaaagaaagagaaagatgGAGATGTTGAAAAGTGAGATTCCAGTGGAGGAGGAAACAGTGTTGATATCTGAGGATGCAAAGGCTGGTTTAGTTCTTGTAGACATCATCAATGGCTTCTGCACCGTTGGAGCTGGCAACCTAGTCAGACAaatctccctctccctctctccttccATCCCTCTTATGTttctttgtgtatgtgtgtggtTAAACTAATATACATATTGCAGGCGCCAAGGGAAGAGAACAGGCAGATATTGGAGATGATTGAAGAATCAGCAAAAGTTGCCAAAgtgttttgtgagaaaaaaTGGCCTGTGCTTGCTTTCCTGGACTCACACCAACCTGACAAGCTAGAGCATCCTTACCCTCCACACTGCATCAACGGCACCGATGAGTCCAACCTTGTCCCTCGtaattttctctccctctccttctcGTTCACTTTAATCTGCAAAACATTTCTACCCAACTGCTTGTGTAGAAAAGTCACAGTTTTTGTTGTGTAGCTCTTAGATGGATAGAAGAAGAGCAGAACGTGACGATTAGGCGCAAAGATTGCTACGACGGCTTTGTGGGTTCTATCCAGGAGGATGGTTCCAATTCCTTTGTTGATTGGGTCAAGAAGAACAAGATACACCTTGTCAGTGTTTTCCCTTTAAATCTCTTTTATCATATGTTGACAGACTGCACACACAAATGGTTACCATGATAGTATTGTTTTGTTCAAAACACAACTTGTTAAATCAGATATCAGACTTTTGTTTAAAACAAGTGTTTGTGTGCAGCTGGTGGTCGTAGGGATCTGCACAGACATATGTGTGCTGGACTTTGTTTGCTCCACCATATCGGCCAAAAACCACGGCCTCCTCCACCCACTAAACGACGTCGTCGTCTACTCCAAAGCATGTGCTACATTCGATTTTCCAGCGTCGGAGGCAGCAGGCTCCAAACACCTACAAGCTCACCCCCAAGTAAGCACTCATCATAAATGAACATAGATTAATGAAGCATAACATTTCTCTACGTGCATATACCAAATTTGCTGATATATACGGTTTTGCAATGGCAGGAGCTCATGCATCACATAGGCCTTTACATGGCAAAGGGAAGAGGGGCCAAGATCGCCACACAACTCACCTTTCATCACTGAAATCCGtcttattatatactccctccgtcccactttaggagtcccgatcACTTTTGCACacccattttgtaaaaatcataatatatagttaaagtggagaaatgttaaagtaaaagagaaaataatatagagaagagtcttgtctacattattatctctcttactttaccatttcttcattttaactatatattatgattttacAAAACAGGTGTGCAAAAGTGACCGAGActtctaaagtgggacggagggagtatgtggtTACCTAAACAAAACACATGTATCCTCTATTACATAAATAATAAGCTCATGTGTATGCAGCCCTTTCTGAATACAAATGCCTAATCAAGGACAGTTTTTTCCTTCAATCATAAAGAACATATCAATATTACGAAAATAACTAACTCTCTACACGgattacaaaataaaactgctaTTTGTGAAACATGAACCAATTGGGAAAACCCAAACCATCATAATTCACATTCAACATTGAATGTTGAATTTGTTATCAACTGACTAtagatatataaatttatatatatacaaaatggagccaagtgatatatacatccCGGGGAGAAAGACAGCAGCAGGATAATGCATTAGTTAAATGAGCCTGTTATCAAGTAAATGTTACACCTCAAAATTTAACGGTTAATGTCACGGCGACTGTGATGGTTCACGCAGCTAACTGGGAAGGGGTCAGATGCAAGGATTTGGCCCGGTTACTCAAAGTCTCCGATTTCCCCACAAGTATGATGAGAGAGGACTCGGGCGATAAATACCAGCTCAACTGCACAAGCATAGAAAAAGTATTATTGCAGGCACCAAGCCACCAATACTTTTTAATATACATGGTGACAAAAATCAAGTCGAGATGTGGTTTAAGTCAAACAATACTAGATACCAGAAACTGGCATTTCCCCAAATCTCAATTTGGAGACCGGAATAGTTCATCTGAGCAAACAACACAATTGTCTTTGCTGTTACCTTTGAAGTAGGGATCACCATATTAGGTCTTCCACTTGCAAATCGAACAGTCTGTTATAGAATGTTTAGTAGTACTATGTAATATAGTATTATATACACCTGTTCGGTTAAAGCTTAAAACCCATCCTCTAAAAGCAAGAGCTTAAAATCACATGTTTCAGGCAATTTTATTCACAAAGGGAACAAACACAAAGAAAATTGGACTTACCCacgaacaaaataaaaacaatgacatctaAGTTTTGGTGGGACAAGTACTCAATCCAGCAGCCTGAGTCGATTGAAGAATACCAAGTGAGATTCAGGAGCCCAGTAAACAAAACCAACAACAGGGCCTCCTTTGATATGCTGCACAAATTGCATAAGAAAGAATAGGGATCAGCGCCAAGCAGTTTGGAAACCTCCAAAAATAGTAATATCCAGAGTTCAAACAAAGGAAATGAGCTAGAATATTAACCTTTCCATCCAATATAACAAGTTCACCATCAACCCATCGAGGAATCTGAACTCCAGGCTCGGCCAATTTTCCTTGACCTCTATATCGAGCAATCTGCAGGTTGATTTTAACTCAAGAGTCGTAACAAGAAGATTATGGATATTAACTGAATACGAACAGTATACAACATACCACCCCAAATTCTTCAGGGATAATCCCTTTAAGAGGAAGTTGATACTTTTTTCCTACTTTTGCACGAAATGCAACCTGCAAGAGAAAACATCATTTACTTTGTTGTTACATGGTAATAAGCTATTTGGTACTAGAAGGCCACTAATTATTAATCGATATATTATATAGTGATGAACATAGTCTCTAGCTGTTCATAGAGCATAATACATAATtacatactactccctctgtccgcgaataagagtcccattttttcattttggtccgtccgcgaataggagtcctggttcatatttactataaatggtaacaGGCCCCACATTCCTCTAACTCATTCccctcacatttcatttaaaactaatatatgcaATTGGGATCCAtataccactaacttttttccatccacttttcttaacgttttttaaaatccgtgccagaaagaaatgagactcctattcacgaccggagggagtatataccaAGCTCTAAGACGTAAACATGGAGCTTCAGCAAAAAAGTGTAACTCCAGAACCCAGATATGGTTGCAGAAATTCATGATATATGTACATCATGCACTCAATTTTATACATGCAAATATGACAAAAACTAATTGAAGAATCCAGAGCTTTGCTAATTAGTCACTCACCAACATGACATGACCCAATCAATGACCTCAACTGATGCAAGTAGGTGTAGCATGCATGTGCTACAAAGAAGTATTTGTGACCTAACAGCACAAGTAACAAAGTGAATGGACTACCTGGCCAGCTGGAATATAAGCATCTCCGGTTAATTTAACAGCTTCGACATActcataaaattcaattttcgAAGGTTTCTTCGTGCTCCCATCCTCATTCCACTGGCCAAATCTCCGCCTCATATGAATAACTTCTGAAGTGTACAGCCCATGTGCACCAAGGTATAAACCTGAAAAACAGATACATTTTCGTAAAGTTACAGAAACTGCAGGAAAGCAACAACAGATATGTTGGAAATCAAAATTAATCACCATTTAGTGGATCTGAAGATGAAGAAACCTCAATGCGTCTAAACGTGGTGGATCCAGAGAGTGGTTGACTGTTTCGAGCTTGATTGAGTGTTAGATTTATTAGCTCACCTACATTTTGAAGAACCTGCAAATTGACAAAATTATGCCTGGATCAGACAGACTATGGACAAACCCACCTTGGCAATAGTAAATGAATCACCACAACTACATAATTTAAACCAACCTTCATAGGAATCTTCCCTTTGCCAATAGATTCAACAAAATCATGCATAAGATTGTCTACGCTACGTTGGCTTGGACGCTTCGAATTTTTGTTTTCGGCAGACTGTCCATCCTCGCCAGGTTGGAGCTCATTGGAATCTTCCTCAACTGTAAATGTAAATGTCATCCGACCCTTTTTCTCTAGCCTCGCTGGAACACGAAGCAAGTCTCTAGCATGGGCACCATGAGACAATTTATGGAGGAAACCATCACCAACAACGAGTTGAAGTGCAATTTGATTTTGCTCATCTTCCTCAGCCATTTCACTACCAGAATCCAGATCAGTGTCACTGTGCTCGTCCTCGTTTTCACTTTTAATGTCAACGTCAGCATCTACACTTTCTATGTCATAGTCCTTTTCTTCCACCTCTTCatctattattttttcaatcacCATAGATATAATATCCCTGTCCACCTTCTCTGGTGATGCTAATTTCATAACTTTGACTTTCACACCAGGAATCATGTTTtgcagaatattatcaaaaccaatatcGTCATCCCTATCTTCACCATCCTCTTTATCTTCAGAACTTCTTTCATATAGCTTGCCTTTGTTATCTCTTGCATCCAGGCTTCTGGAATCTCCTGATGACTTGAAGGATGGAACATAAACATCTTCCGGAGCTCCTTTGCGCTTTAAGTAAACGGCCTACAAATCAAGCAATGAATATATTTCATACTTATGGAACATGTGTTTGCATGTTGCATACAACATGTAATCTCAGTTAAAGAATTCAAAACAGGTCTTCCCTGCCTTCTTAGTaatgcaaaagaaaagaagcaGCAGATTTGCCCTGAATTATACAACTCCTACAGGTAAAACAGCAAAAGTAGCATATGAATTATGATATATTATCCAAATATCCAATATCCATAAATACATCCACAGAAGTTGCACTCAAAAGAATCTATACATTAACCGAATGGTCCGAATCAGAGTAATACTGCAATAGCATCAGATAAGCAGTACAAGagaataatttatttgaaattacaaAATGTGTGAATGTACAAGTGCACTTGCAACAAAATAGTCATGGAGCACATACAGATAACTAGTGAACTTTAAGGAACAAGAGAAGATACCTGCTGCTTATAATCACCTGCTTTATTGTCTCTTAGGTATACCTCAAACACGGGAGCACCGATCGAAGCTGTTGCCAACTGCCTGCCAAGAAGTTCAAATTGAAAACTTAGGACGAAATGGTGAACTTGATCATCCGAAAGGTAACTGTAGACTTGAAGCAATGAACCAGACTCCTCAAGAAAGATCTAGCTATCTTTTCAGGTACAAATATCAGTCTATCTTTAAAAGCATTTTGACCAAAAAGAGAGAGATCGTATGTATATAATAACTTATGCACATCACGTTTACATAcaaatatacacaaaaaaaGGAATGAAGGAAGGGGATGTCCTATTTGGTTTAGGTGACTTGGAAATGGCATGGCAAGAAAACAAGCAAAGCAAACACCATATAACTTTTTGATACATGTTTTAAGCAAGAAGAAAACCAGCAGGAATTATACCAGTAAAACGATTACAAGTAGTTTCCTTTTCATATATTTCATTGCCAGGATAGCTTTTTCAGGGTTAAAAGAATAACTTTTTTTAGATACAGGAATACAGGTAATATATGTCCAGATCCCGAAACTTCACAAAGATGAAATATGCATATTTTTATTGAGCATACAAAACATAAAGTCGTGCAGAAGTTGTGCAAGCCACAGCTATGAATAAAACAGGAACATGATGAATATATAGTGTGATTCTAAGTTTCTAGCCATAAATGAATCATAACTTCTAAACACTGAGAAGAAATTTTACCTAGGACTGTAACTTCTAGCAATGTATCTTCCATGCTCAGCGCTTATATGAATAATGCGACCATAAGGATCATTGGCATCTTCTGAAGTTCCAGCCCACCATCCAACCTGAATGGCAGGAAAAAATTGTTATATAACACAATACTTCAGGAAAGAAACCTGTGAGTGCTGTttggtagtatttttttttccttcttaacaGCAAAATGACATGGCAGATGTCAgaattcaagcacttaaacataCGCAATGCAATTACATACTCCAGTTACTAAATTAAAcactgatgatgatgatatctTGCACAAAGATTCCTATTGACAGGACTAGGTTGTAATCAGACTATCCTGAAGTATAGAAATATTTGATGCTGCAAGTTATTTTCATTTTGCACAATCTTTAttggaagaaagtaaaagaccAGTAAAAACAGAAAGGTGGCATTTAAAAACAGTAAACCACATTTATTTACGAAATAAAGGTTCAATGTGCATTTGCATCATGCTCTAAATATATATGATGCTAATAGCAAACTCACCAAACCAGCCCCTGCGTGATCACGTATAAGAGCTGCATCTCCATATCGCTCTTCCTCCACAGATTTCTGCGATTGATTGAGAGATACCAGAGCAATTAAATATTAAGTAGTTTTACAAAAACATTGCATGCAATAGTgataaaacataaacacatgTCCAATAAATATGGATAGGTAGTGGTCTTAAATACATATGGAAACAAATACATGAGCACACAACCTTTAGATGTGACATCACCCTGCCAACAGTGTCGCTCCTAGCAGCAGCTGCAATTGCCACCTTTATCCTAGCAGCCTCTTCATAATCCTCTCTTTCAATCGCATTAGCTAACTGAGACTGTTAGGAATGAAGTCAACAATGTCAGTAGAAGCCacagccccccccccccccccctccccaaagaaaaaaataaagacaaaACAAAAGGGATTAACAAAGATGCTGCGTGTGCAAGATCCTTAATTTGTATAGGGGAGAGACAATTTGTGCCTCTATAATGAATTAGCAGCATATTTGTTGACTTAACTATTATTACTATGAATTATGCCTATTTCTTACTTGTATACAGATATTCTCACTTTCTGTTCAAATGTGCTAATTTCTTAAATTCGATGAATGATAATCTACATATTTATCCTCCTTAAAGAATACGCATACTAGAAACACTTGGCattattaaaatcaaaatccaaCTATATAAAAGCCCCCAGCAGCATATTTCAAGATTGAACAAAAAACCATGAATATAAAATACCTTCAAAATCGATACAACGCGCTCCTGCTCATCAACCTCGAGGAAATGATTCATCCACCTCTCCCAATCCCACTCTTCTCCCCCATCCTCTTCATCTTCCCACTTCTCCGCCATAACCAGAGTTCCACCAGTCCTCTGATCCCTTAACGAACTCAAGTAGTCATCAAAACGTTTAATTGCATTCCTAAAAGTCTCCTGAACACCGAAGCCCCACCGCCACACCTCCTCGGCACCTGAATTGGAGCTATCACCGCCGCCGCTTGCCCTTTGGTTGCAATGGCAGCAGAAAGCGGAATCAGGAACCCTAGACAGAGAAACTCCCGATTGCAATCTTCGCTTGAACTTGGAGGAGATGAATCTCGAATGCACAAATTTAAACTTCAGGGGTTTCGGAATCGTACGCGGCGACGGGAACGTCGGCGGGAAAATGGACGCCATTGACGAACACCTCGCTCAGCTCTGAAATAAGCAAATTGAGAAACAGACCCAGAAATGTATCGAAATCCGCGAAGCAATCCGAAAATTGAACACCGTGCTGTTATCAATATTACTAGTGTCacagcatctccaatgccggacgtccggtcggac is part of the Salvia splendens isolate huo1 chromosome 6, SspV2, whole genome shotgun sequence genome and encodes:
- the LOC121806370 gene encoding hydroxymethylglutaryl-CoA lyase, mitochondrial-like, with the protein product MLLPESVSRLSRFRSIRYRKYFSLFALGDEMDSNVVGIGDRCYWKHAEFRNEKEASLSNYETKRPLFNRDLAFLELGAYQTLNRHYCSQYHTGEIKHKLLGSMPKFVKIVEVGPRDGLQNEKEIVPTSVKVELIKMLVSSGLPVVEATSFVSPKWVPQLADAKDVMSAIQGFGHSRFPVLTPNLKGFEAAMAAGAKEVAVFAAASESFSRSNLNCSIEDSLVRYRDVALAAKNHEVPVRGYISCVVGCPMEGAVPPSKVAYVAEELINMGCAEISLGDTIGVGTPGTVIPMLEAVLDVVPIEKLAVHFHDTYGQALSNILLSLQMGISTVDSSISGLGGCPYAKGATGNVATEDVVYMLNGVGVKTNVDLGKLILAGDYISKYLGRPSGSKAGIAFSRALSNASKL
- the LOC121806374 gene encoding nicotinamidase 1-like; translation: MEMLKSEIPVEEETVLISEDAKAGLVLVDIINGFCTVGAGNLAPREENRQILEMIEESAKVAKVFCEKKWPVLAFLDSHQPDKLEHPYPPHCINGTDESNLVPPLRWIEEEQNVTIRRKDCYDGFVGSIQEDGSNSFVDWVKKNKIHLLVVVGICTDICVLDFVCSTISAKNHGLLHPLNDVVVYSKACATFDFPASEAAGSKHLQAHPQELMHHIGLYMAKGRGAKIATQLTFHH
- the LOC121806367 gene encoding protein EXECUTER 1, chloroplastic-like, coding for MASIFPPTFPSPRTIPKPLKFKFVHSRFISSKFKRRLQSGVSLSRVPDSAFCCHCNQRASGGGDSSNSGAEEVWRWGFGVQETFRNAIKRFDDYLSSLRDQRTGGTLVMAEKWEDEEDGGEEWDWERWMNHFLEVDEQERVVSILKSQLANAIEREDYEEAARIKVAIAAAARSDTVGRVMSHLKKSVEEERYGDAALIRDHAGAGLVGWWAGTSEDANDPYGRIIHISAEHGRYIARSYSPRQLATASIGAPVFEVYLRDNKAGDYKQQAVYLKRKGAPEDVYVPSFKSSGDSRSLDARDNKGKLYERSSEDKEDGEDRDDDIGFDNILQNMIPGVKVKVMKLASPEKVDRDIISMVIEKIIDEEVEEKDYDIESVDADVDIKSENEDEHSDTDLDSGSEMAEEDEQNQIALQLVVGDGFLHKLSHGAHARDLLRVPARLEKKGRMTFTFTVEEDSNELQPGEDGQSAENKNSKRPSQRSVDNLMHDFVESIGKGKIPMKVLQNVGELINLTLNQARNSQPLSGSTTFRRIEVSSSSDPLNGLYLGAHGLYTSEVIHMRRRFGQWNEDGSTKKPSKIEFYEYVEAVKLTGDAYIPAGQVAFRAKVGKKYQLPLKGIIPEEFGVIARYRGQGKLAEPGVQIPRWVDGELVILDGKHIKGGPVVGFVYWAPESHLVFFNRLRLLD